In one Helicoverpa zea isolate HzStark_Cry1AcR chromosome 5, ilHelZeax1.1, whole genome shotgun sequence genomic region, the following are encoded:
- the LOC124630606 gene encoding uncharacterized protein LOC124630606, producing MCPGCKAKQPRADNSQTPVKGIEICPSPPADAGIQVVERSMAEQKEVCVLETASTPSSSATCVEETVEVSLAMEIRCLRGEVSALRHEVREFRAELMGRVDALEDRVAIVENKYEQSVSPRLTELETTVGDLKLQLNERDQETLLNDVQVSGVTETKGENPSQLLSILAVKLGVQLDERDVVFVRRVGNVLRNRTEEEGATAARPRVIVARFARRVTRDSILSAARVRRNLCTQDIQVPGESRRIYINERLTKTNRQLFSLTRQAAARYGWKYAWTRDGRILARKNEGEPVVQLKVEADVDRFFTQK from the coding sequence ATGTGCCCAGGCTGTAAAGCTAAACAGCCACGAGCGGACAACTCGCAAACGCCTGTTAAAGGCATAGAGATCTGCCCCTCGCCGCCGGCTGATGCAGGGATACAGGTGGTCGAGCGGTCTATGGCAGAGCAAAAAGAAGTATGTGTTCTGGAAACAGCTAGCACACCATCCTCAAGCGCTACGTGCGTTGAGGAAACAGTAGAGGTCAGCCTTGCTATGGAGATCCGCTGCCTCCGCGGCGAAGTCAGCGCACTGAGACATGAAGTGCGCGAGTTTCGAGCTGAACTGATGGGCAGAGTTGACGCCCTGGAAGATCGAGTTGCCATAGTAGAAAACAAGTACGAGCAGTCGGTTTCCCCTCGGCTTACGGAGCTGGAGACTACTGTTGGGGACCTAAAGTTGCAGCTTAATGAGCGGGACCAGGAAACACTGCTTAATGATGTCCAGGTGTCTGGTGTTACCGAGACGAAGGGAGAAAACCCAAGCCAGTTGCTGAGCATCCTTGCAGTTAAGCTGGGAGTGCAACTCGATGAGCGGGACGTGGTGTTCGTCAGGCGCGTGGGTAATGTGCTGCGAAACCGCACTGAAGAAGAGGGAGCCACTGCTGCCCGCCCGCGGGTTATTGTTGCCCGATTCGCCAGGCGCGTGACACGCGACAGTATTCTGAGCGCAGCGCGAGTACGCCGTAACCTGTGCACGCAAGACATCCAAGTGCCCGGGGAATCTCGACGCATCTACATAAACGAGCGCCTGACCAAAACTAACAGGCAACTGTTCTCTCTGACGCGTCAGGCAGCGGCACGTTATGGTTGGAAATATGCGTGGACCAGGGATGGACGGATACTAGCACGCAAAAACGAGGGTGAGCCTGTGGTGCAACTGAAAGTGGAGGCGGATGTTGACCgattttttacacaaaaataa